One genomic region from Vannielia litorea encodes:
- the metK gene encoding methionine adenosyltransferase → MSRSEYTFTSESVSEGHPDKVCDRISDAVLDAFLSEDPQSRVACETFATTDRVVIGGEVRGPGRVIKRVEEIARDCVQDIGYEQEGFHWANMKVDSYLHAQSADIAQGVDAAGNKDEGAGDQGIMFGYAVDETEELMPAPIHYAHAILKKLAEVRKNGTEPKLGPDMKSQLSLRYEGGKPVEATSLVLSTQHLDPSLSSEDVRGIVEPYIRSILPEGWLTDATEWWINPTGKFVIGGPDGDAGLTGRKIIVDTYGGAAPHGGGAFSGKDPTKVDRSAAYAARYLAKNVVAAGMAQRCTLQLSYAIGVSKPLSIYVDTHGTGEVPEAQIEKAVAKAMDLTPRGIRTHLEMNKPIYQRTAAYGHFGRAPEADGGFSWEKTDLVDALKAAV, encoded by the coding sequence ATGTCTCGTAGCGAATATACCTTCACCTCGGAGTCCGTGTCCGAGGGTCACCCCGACAAGGTCTGTGACCGAATTTCCGATGCCGTGCTGGATGCCTTCCTGTCCGAAGATCCGCAGAGCCGCGTGGCGTGTGAAACCTTTGCCACCACCGACCGCGTGGTGATTGGCGGTGAGGTCCGAGGGCCGGGCAGGGTGATCAAGCGGGTCGAAGAGATCGCGCGGGATTGCGTGCAGGATATCGGCTACGAGCAGGAGGGCTTTCACTGGGCCAACATGAAGGTCGACAGCTATCTTCATGCCCAGTCGGCCGACATTGCCCAAGGCGTGGATGCTGCGGGCAACAAGGATGAGGGCGCGGGCGATCAGGGCATCATGTTCGGCTATGCGGTCGACGAGACCGAAGAGCTCATGCCGGCCCCGATCCACTATGCCCATGCGATCCTGAAGAAGCTGGCCGAGGTGCGGAAGAACGGCACCGAGCCCAAGCTTGGGCCGGACATGAAGAGCCAGCTCAGCCTGCGCTACGAAGGTGGCAAACCGGTGGAGGCGACGTCGCTGGTGCTCTCTACCCAGCACCTCGACCCGAGCCTGTCGTCGGAAGACGTGCGGGGCATCGTGGAGCCCTACATTCGCAGCATCCTGCCTGAGGGTTGGCTGACCGATGCGACCGAATGGTGGATCAACCCGACCGGCAAGTTCGTGATTGGCGGGCCGGATGGTGACGCGGGCCTGACGGGCCGAAAGATCATCGTGGATACCTATGGAGGCGCGGCGCCCCATGGCGGCGGCGCCTTCTCGGGGAAGGACCCGACCAAGGTGGACCGCTCCGCCGCCTATGCGGCCCGCTATCTGGCCAAGAACGTGGTGGCCGCCGGCATGGCCCAGCGCTGCACGCTCCAGCTTTCCTACGCGATCGGGGTCAGCAAGCCGCTCTCGATCTACGTGGATACCCACGGTACCGGCGAAGTGCCTGAGGCGCAGATCGAGAAGGCGGTGGCCAAGGCGATGGACCTCACCCCGCGCGGCATCCGAACCCATCTGGAGATGAACAAGCCGATCTACCAGCGCACCGCGGCCTATGGCCACTTCGGCCGGGCACCGGAAGCGGATGGCGGCTTTTCTTGGGAGAAGACCGATCTGGTGGACGCCCTCAAGGCGGCGGTCTGA
- the lnt gene encoding apolipoprotein N-acyltransferase, which translates to MAGWLAGRWSSFVLFALLGALVGTGQAPLGFVWLAVAAFALAFALFALVPQPKAAAWRGWAMGVGYVAATMFWIVEPFFVDPWRHGWMAPFALAAHAGGFALFWGLAFGAAAALGRGRWHRALWAAVLLAATEMLRAHLWTGFPWALLGHIWIGQPQMHLAALGGPHALTLFTTLAVALPTVFGLRRAALGVITAIALLALPVPYGLWRLGQELEVRAPATVRLVQPNAPQHLKWQPEMRETFFNRGLALSAEVPEGPQPDLVVWPETSVAYFLAPGNGTAEVLADAARGAMVVVGIQRLEGDDARNSLAVVTPGADVTDIYNKSHLVPFGEYMPGASWLGRWAPKGLAEAALSGFVPGNGLRLIDLGEGLGEVLPLICYEAIFAEEIIAAPRPDWVLHITNDAWFGTVSGPYQHLAQARLRAVEQGVPVLRSANTGVSAVIDAQGRVLDSLALGEAGFIDVALPPRLAAAPPYRIWGDWGVMGLLILLGLVLAAIRPRAVQVDPKDATD; encoded by the coding sequence ATGGCCGGGTGGCTGGCTGGGCGGTGGTCGAGCTTTGTGCTCTTCGCGCTGCTTGGGGCCTTGGTGGGCACCGGGCAGGCACCGCTGGGCTTTGTCTGGCTCGCGGTGGCGGCCTTTGCGTTGGCCTTTGCGCTCTTCGCCCTCGTGCCGCAGCCCAAGGCGGCGGCGTGGCGCGGCTGGGCGATGGGCGTGGGCTATGTGGCGGCGACGATGTTCTGGATCGTCGAGCCGTTTTTCGTGGACCCGTGGCGGCATGGCTGGATGGCCCCCTTTGCGCTGGCGGCCCATGCGGGTGGCTTCGCGCTGTTTTGGGGGCTGGCCTTTGGCGCGGCGGCGGCACTTGGGCGGGGCCGCTGGCACCGGGCGCTTTGGGCCGCGGTGCTGCTGGCGGCGACCGAGATGCTGCGCGCCCATTTATGGACGGGTTTCCCGTGGGCGCTGCTGGGCCACATCTGGATCGGGCAGCCACAGATGCATCTTGCCGCGCTGGGCGGGCCACATGCGCTGACGCTCTTCACCACGCTGGCTGTGGCCCTGCCAACGGTCTTCGGGCTGCGGCGGGCGGCGCTTGGGGTGATCACCGCCATCGCACTGCTCGCGCTGCCAGTGCCCTACGGCCTCTGGCGGCTTGGGCAGGAGCTGGAGGTGCGCGCGCCTGCGACGGTGCGGTTGGTGCAGCCCAATGCGCCGCAGCACCTGAAATGGCAGCCGGAGATGCGAGAGACCTTCTTCAACCGCGGGCTGGCTTTGTCGGCGGAAGTGCCGGAGGGGCCGCAGCCGGACCTTGTGGTTTGGCCCGAGACCTCGGTGGCCTATTTCCTTGCGCCCGGCAATGGCACGGCGGAAGTGCTGGCCGATGCCGCGCGGGGGGCGATGGTGGTGGTGGGCATTCAGCGGCTGGAGGGGGATGACGCGCGCAATTCGCTGGCCGTTGTGACCCCAGGTGCGGATGTGACTGACATCTACAACAAGTCCCACCTCGTGCCATTCGGTGAATACATGCCCGGTGCAAGCTGGCTTGGGCGATGGGCGCCGAAGGGGCTGGCCGAAGCGGCGTTATCGGGTTTTGTGCCCGGCAACGGGCTTCGGCTGATCGACCTTGGCGAGGGGCTTGGCGAGGTGCTGCCGCTGATTTGCTATGAGGCGATCTTTGCCGAAGAGATCATCGCCGCGCCGCGCCCGGATTGGGTGCTTCACATCACCAACGACGCATGGTTCGGCACCGTCTCCGGCCCCTATCAGCATCTCGCGCAGGCCCGGCTCAGGGCGGTGGAGCAGGGGGTGCCGGTGCTGCGCTCGGCCAACACCGGGGTATCCGCTGTGATTGATGCGCAGGGCCGTGTGCTGGACAGTCTCGCGCTGGGGGAAGCCGGGTTTATCGACGTGGCCCTGCCGCCGAGGCTCGCCGCCGCGCCGCCCTACCGGATCTGGGGCGATTGGGGGGTGATGGGCCTTCTGATCCTGCTTGGCCTGGTGCTGGCCGCCATCCGCCCGCGTGCGGTGCAGGTTGACCCCAAGGACGCAACAGACTAG